The Podospora pseudocomata strain CBS 415.72m chromosome 1 map unlocalized CBS415.72m_1, whole genome shotgun sequence genome has a segment encoding these proteins:
- a CDS encoding uncharacterized protein (COG:S; EggNog:ENOG503P091) — MSTAPSYFFYRPGPSVESRPNHFVQQPFHPAFQQQQMMMNLPVVAPLPSTPVYSRPTSSCSSQQGPLLSHTFNGTTISPAVLTPASSPQPINYKSLLALDTGLNEFDGLRSPSTPALSCSGSTVSSPGSTYEMLATPLNPMLSGLDGFETKGKREEEGLECFPDLEPWSSTCSSPQLVPVYLSSRAQAPQTATATLNRQASNDLLSPASCPSLSPSPSPYARSVSSDDSFCDPRNLTVGSVNSTLAPEFAALPAFCLGEEEDQKFVLRGDSFASSHKASTIFTSQDLHRTLPSSFTTGDLSDFDSDDEFQGLAILSEPLVSQASSRSRSCSETSFKCEEDFEDSDSFAASYLPRPPSSCEDADEHQPKRQKKSADSCCSKPAMNVAAEAEAQSGAAQDQSQTPANQDNTTSEAQNNNSGANSDTADTPSGTPAAPTNRRGRKQSLTEDPSKTFVCEQCNRRFRRQEHLKRHYRSLHTEDKPFECHECGKKFSRSDNLSQHARTHGAGAISLDLLDGSDMAAAAAAGHLGQGYPHPHGISLAPDYHTLGHVLFQISAEIPGSESSSDESTESSRKKRKRSE; from the exons ATGTCTACAGCACCATCCTACTTCTTCTACCGGCCTGGTCCCAGTGTCGAGAGCAGACCAAACCACTTTGTCCAGCAGCCTTTCCACCCAGctttccaacaacagcagatgatgatgaacctTCCCGTGGTGGCTCCTCTTCCCTCGACGCCTGTCTACTCGCGgccaacatcatcctgcTCGTCGCAGCAAGGGCCGCTGCTCTCGCACACATTcaacggcaccaccatctcacctGCCGTGCTCACACCGGCGTCTTCCCCACAGCCCATCAACTACAAGTCACTGCTTGCGCTCGACACGGGACTCAACGAGTTTGATGGACTCCGGTCCCCGTCGACTCCTGCGCTCTCGTGCTCCGGCAGCACTGTCAGCAGCCCCGGCAGCACCTATGAGATGCTCGCCACACCGCTCAACCCCATGCTCTCTGGCCTTGACGGTTTTGAGACCAAGGGcaagagggaagaggagggactCGAATGCTTCCCTGACCTGGAGCCATGGTCCTCCACCTGCTCCTCACCTCAGCTTGTGCCTG TGTACCTTTCATCCCGCGCACAGGCTCCCCAGACTGCCACTGCCACGCTCAACAGACAAGCCAGCAACGACCTCCTTTCTCCTGCATCGTGCCCGTCACTttctccatcaccctccccttacGCGCGCTCAGTGTCTTCCGACGACAGCTTCTGCGATCCGCGCAATCTGACTGTCGGCTCTGTCAATTCCACTCTTGCTCCAGAATTTGCGGCTCTCCCCGCTTTTTGCctgggtgaggaagaggatcaAAAATTCGTGCTCAGGGGCGATTCGTTTGCCAGCTCCCACAAGGcgtccaccatcttcaccagcCAGGACCTGCACCGCACCCTTCCCTCCAGCTTCACTACTGGTGACCTTTCAGACTTTGACTCTGACGACGAGTTCCAAGGCCTTGCCATCTTGAGCGAGCCCCTCGTGTCCCAGGCCAGCAGCCGGTCGCGTTCCTGCAGCGAGACCAGCTTCAAGTGCGAGGAAGACTTTGAGGACAGCGACTCCTTTGCTGCCAGCTACCTGCCCCGCCCACCAAGCTCGTGCGAAGACGCCGACGAGCATCAACCCAAGAGGCAAAAGAAGTCTGCCGACAGCTGCTGCAGCAAGCCCGCCATGAACGTCGCTGCTGAGGCCGAGGCCCAATCAGGGGCTGCTCAGGACCAGTCCCAGACCCCGGCCAACCaggacaacaccaccagcgagGCCCAAAACAACAACTCGGGTGCCAACTCCGATACCGCTGACACCCCCTCCGGCACCCCCGCTGCTCCCACCAACCGCCGTGGTCGCAAGCAGTCCTTGACCGAGGATCCCTCCAAGACCTTCGTCTGCGAGCAGTGCAACCGCCGGTTCCGCCGCCAGGAACACCTCAAGCGTCACTACCGTTCTCTCCACACCGAGGACAAGCCCTTCGAGTGCCACGAGTGCGGCAAGAAGTTCTCTCGCTCTGACAACCTTTCCCAGCATGCCCGCACCCACGGAGCCGGCGCCATCTCTCTCGACCTTCTCGATGGCTCCGACatggctgccgccgccgccgccggtcaCCTAGGTCAAGGGTATCCACACCCTCACGGCATTTCTCTTGCTCCCGACTACCACACGCTCGGCCATGTGTTGTTCCAAATTAGTGCTGAGATCCCAGGCAGCGAGTCGTCGTCGGATGAGAGCACCGAGTCCAGCAGGAAGAAGCGCAAGAGGTCAGAGTAA
- a CDS encoding uncharacterized protein (COG:O; EggNog:ENOG503PAWR): protein MAPIMDDNPSSTNPNHPESSESEYDGSFMSTPVEADTDSSDDKKLTISKVVVVEVSPSPDTDNATQTINPPTSRPLLDISDPESVIKAAKLIATFANEIERLGGVKFLEDLEKIRNNQTPPKSNTDPPSTSISADPENPKPEEASGSQYGTSQAQETKEAHTSTATGETVAIKDHDVPAKAEEVTAKDQAVQAAPPEKEKSSPEESPAKDDDTEGARESSKEDPPKDASLDTTTEKKDQESSVEDGKEDGKEDVTPEGIEKKDEPQKDESPKEESKAESTDDDPKETDSEVKEEGTKEEEGEAKESDVKDEAKEGETKEGEAKEETTDENKPEEAKEEAKEEAKEETPEEVRQEPPPAPAPAPLPLPDPPHDPFKGVRADPTETEEIPLDANGKPKPSASRPGMPILPALGRRWVAKESDGVELLAPEKEWERRKKELGEKSLAIDQLMAMVGLEQVKSEFLAVKSTIDAAKNRRGMLRRQEFNLALIGNPGTGKKTLTTIYRTLLKECAAWSSVNSPHNEKRSGFDFQADKDIEGFHLVLNNYGENSKVFVFIDSIEGMTGSLRADLLYTLDRHAERLRLVVVIAGTETAMNKLLASRPSGRWQFPRRLTIKDYDDEQLRLIFLQMVRHNGFTIEGGETGPYPRIVAKRVARNRESGGFANAYDLVLAWEKILDRQAARLDLEHAAWKAAEDKRAEEWEAALEKKRANLRELLKENQSLQATEEWLTEELEVATQKLEKKQQEREHLKEKALSSSESSVTEPKDVEKPEEAVKTEAVAQPTEVLKTEEPAQTEAVEKAVEPETEAVEVEGEGLRTVEEGVKPVEEDVKPVKEDVKRDQGGVKPESEAVKVGEEGADTNQGGVKPTGEDVEPEKEGVKSAKEKVDPEKEEVKSAEEEATPKQEAANSEPEDVGKDAKVDKEDPKEKQRVLSPEEVEIAAKIEELKKAIEEGEEMLSSLVEYKNCRGQEITARLIKLLKYKKLPMPVSVDDKTSVPKEPSEKSEMSTDNDSKDERTKVQKADPSSAEGKTKPNFDEKNLELEKDRDKKDGGLEKDGGLEKNEEPNKDEDASKNEDASKDEEPEKEVEPSRDMESTKDAESSTKDIKTSQDEKPAREEEATDGETTAEDEAKARQLTEQDTEADTDGQSDKKSTEGGTKAEDEKSASTDESDESDEVDLSFLSQGPAPKPNTRLLTKEDIIGPEPEDIRDKSKAWKELEKMAGLESVKKAIDELLDRARANYRREVLGKEPLKTSLNQVFLGPPGTGKTTVAKLYGQILAEIGLLSTKEVVFKTPADFIGQYIGESEVKTAHILDSTIGKVLIIDDAHMFYHGGRPGTTHESDEFRLSCIDVMISKIHNQPGEDRCVLLLGYPDMMEEMFQKCNPGLRRRFPLEEAFRFQSYDDKTLNEILRLKMAKEEITANEGAMEVAAEVLRRARDRPNFGNGGDVDNLLNQAKTRYRARTKAKAETEAEGVEKQCTEKPVELPPVTRVDIEEAVAGEQLAQAQVDLPTAVKTKAAEPPTDSTQPEKEELESPPPTETTEKPTDNADILTHSEASIVLTREDFDPDWNRGATASSKCKSLFSSLIGFESIISKFEGYQRLAANMRRRGKDPREIVPFTFIFKGPPGTGKTHTARIIGQIFYDMGFLSTNEVIECSASNLIGQYMGHTSPKVINLFEKALGKVLFIDEAYRLGGGNRATGHASYEEEAIGELVDCMTKPRYLRKMVIVLAGYDKDMDNLMKVNAGLRGRFATEINFPTMTASKAKQHLENLLLKEDIELRDEFDPGEEEREKVLRYLHQLGKTAGWANARDVKSLAAAVTGQVYRDVDLDELEREENEEEVVKRKLLRVSTKELNGHLREMLKQRMRSGGLA, encoded by the coding sequence ATGGCCCCAATCATGGAcgacaacccctcctccaccaaccccaaccaccctGAATCCTCAGAATCTGAGTACGATGGATCATTCATGTCGACACCCGTCGAAGCAGACACGGATTCGTCCGACGATAAGAAGCTGACCATCAGCAAGGTCGTCGTGGTGGAAGTTTCCCCATCGCCGGACACCGATAACGCCACTCAAACCATTAACCCACCCACAAGCAGGCCACTGTTGGACATATCAGACCCAGAATCTGTTATCAAGGCCGCCAAACTGATTGCGACCTTTGCGAATGAGATCGAGAGACTGGGCGGTGTCAAGTTTCTGGAGGATCTCGAGAAGATCAGAAACAATCAAACACCACCGAAATCAAACACAGACCCACCAAGTACCTCCATATCTGCCGATCCAGAGAATCCAAAGCCCGAGGAAGCCAGTGGAAGCCAATATGGCACCTCCCAAGCCCAGGAGACCAAGGAAGCCCACACCAGCACAGCCACGGGTGAGACCGTTGCCATCAAGGACCACGACGTTCCCGCAAAGGCAGAAGAAGTCACTGCCAAGGATCAGGCGGTTCAAGCAGCGCCTcctgagaaggagaaatcCTCCCCAGAAGAATCCCCGGCGAAGGATGATGACACAGAAGGTGCCAGGGAGTCTTCCAAGGAAGACCCTCCTAAGGACGCTTCTCTAGACACCACGACAGAGAAGAAAGATCAGGAATCCTCCGTAGAAGATGGCAAAGAGGATGGCAAGGAAGATGTAACTCCGGAGGGCATAGAAAAGAAGGACGAACCCCAGAAGGATGAAAGCCCAAAGGAGGAATCTAAGGCGGAGTCCACTGATGATGATCCCAAAGAGACTGATAGTGAAGTCAAGGAGGAAGGGActaaggaggaggagggggaggcgaaGGAGAGCGACGTTAAGGATGAGGCCAAGGAAGGAGAGACCAAAGAGGGCGAGGCAAAGGAAGAGACGACAGATGAGAACAAGCCAGAGgaagccaaggaggaggctaaggaggaggccaaggaggaaaCCCCAGAAGAAGTCAGGCAAGAACCCCCACCAGCGCCGGCGCCCGCTCCGTTACCTTTGCCCGATCCTCCACACGACCCTTTCAAAGGTGTCAGAGCCGACCCCACCGAAACAGAAGAGATACCCTTGGATGCCAACGGAAAACCAAAGCCGAGCGCCAGCCGGCCGGGTATGCCCATTCTTCCCGCCCTTGGTCGGAGATGGGTGGCTAAGGAATCTGACGGCGTCGAATTGTTGGCCCCTGAAAAGGAATGGGAGCGCCGCAAAAAGGAACTGGGCGAGAAGAGCTTAGCAATTGACCAGCTCATGGCCATGGTTGGTCTTGAACAAGTCAAGTCAGAATTTCTTGCCGTCAAGTCTACCATTGATGCGGCAAAGAACAGAAGAGGGATGCTTCGAAGACAAGAGTTCAATCTTGCGCTGATCGGCAATCCGGGAACGGGCAAGAAGACGCTGACGACTATCTACAGGACTTTGCTCAAGGAATGCGCCGCATGGTCTTCTGTCAACAGCCCGCACAATGAAAAGCGGTCCGGATTTGACTTTCAGGCGGACAAGGATATTGAAGGTTTCCATCTGGTGCTAAACAACTACGGCGAGAACTCCAAGGTCTTTGTCTTTATCGACTCCATCGAGGGGATGACGGGTTCCCTCAGGGCAGACCTCTTGTACACACTGGACCGTCATGCCGAGCGTCTTCGGCTGGTGGTTGTCATTGCTGGTACCGAGACGGCGATGAACAAGCTTTTGGCTTCGCGACCGAGCGGAAGATGGCAGTTTCCTCGACGGTTGACGATTAAGGATTACGATGACGAACAACTGCGTCTGATCTTTCTCCAGATGGTCCGACACAATGGGTTCACCATCGAAGGGGGGGAGACTGGGCCGTATCCTCGTATTGTGGCCAAACGGGTTGCTCGGAACCGAGAGTCTGGTGGTTTCGCCAACGCCTATGATCTCGTGCTGGCTTGGGAGAAAATACTGGACCGACAGGCGGCAAGGCTTGACCTGGAGCACGCGGCGTggaaggctgccgaggaCAAGCGAGCCGAAGAGTGGGAGGCGGCGCTGGAAAAGAAGCGTGCTAACCTGAGAGAGCTGCTCAAGGAGAATCAGTCTCTGCAGGCAACTGAGGAGTGGTTGACAGAAGAGCTAGAGGTCGCGACTCAAAAGCTGGAAAAAAAGCAGCAAGAGCGAGAGCACTTGAAAGAGAAGGCGCTCTCCTCGAGCGAGTCATCAGTCACCGAGCCCAAGGATGTCGAGAAGCCTGAGGAAGCCGTCAAGACCGAAGCGGTTGCTCAGCCTACAGAAGTTCTCAAGACTGAAGAGCCTGCCCAGACCGAGGCCGTGGAAAAGGCTGTCGAACCTGAGACCGAGGctgtggaggttgagggagaaggtcTTAGGACTGTGGAAGAAGGCGTCAAACCTGTGGAAGAAGATGTCAAGCCTGTGAAAGAAGACGTCAAGCGCGATCAGGGAGGTGTCAAACCTGAGTCTGAAGCTGTGAAAgtcggggaagaaggcgccGACACCAACCAAGGAGGTGTCAAACCCACAGGAGAAGATGTCGAACCTGAGAAGGAAGGCGTCAAATCCGCGAAGGAAAAGGTTGATccggagaaagaagaagtcAAATctgcagaagaagaggctaCACCCAAGCAGGAAGCTGCAAATTCCGAACCAGAAGACGTTGGAAAGGATGCCAAAGTTGACAAAGAAGATCCCAAGGAGAAACAACGCGTGCTGAGCCCagaagaggttgagattGCCGCTAAGATCGAGGAGCTTAAGAAGGCAatcgaggagggcgaggagatgTTGTCTAGCCTGGTTGAGTACAAGAACTGCAGGGGCCAGGAGATCACCGCTCGTTTGATTAAGTTGTTGAAGTACAAAAAGCTCCCAATGCCCGTTTCAGTGGACGACAAAACTTCTGTTCCGAAGGAGCCGTCGGAGAAGTCCGAGATGTCGACGGATAATGATTCGAAGGACGAGAGAACCAAGGTTCAGAAGGCGGACCCAAGCTCTGCCGAAGGCAAGACCAAGCCTAATTTTGATGAGAAGAATTTGGAGCTTGAGAAGGATAGGGACAAGAAAGATGGGGGACTCGAGAAAGATGGGGGACTCGAGAAAAACGAGGAGCCCAAcaaagacgaggatgccagCAAGAACGAGGATGCCAGCAAAGACGAGGAGCCCGAGAAGGAAGTCGAGCCTAGCAGGGACATGGAGTCTACTAAGGATGCCGAGTCTTCTACCAAGGACATCAAGACTAGCCAGGACGAGAAGCCAGccagagaagaggaggcaacTGACGGCGAGACTACGGCCGAGGATGAAGCCAAGGCACGACAACTCACCGAGCAAGACACGGAGGCCGACACCGACGGCCAGTCAGACAAGAAATCAACAGAGGGCGGGACCAAGGCCGAAGATGAAAAGAGCGCTTCCACTGATGAGAGTGATGAGAGTGATGAAGTGGACCTCTCGTTTCTGTCGCAGGGTCCAGCGCCAAAGCCCAACACCCGACTTCTCACCAAGGAAGACATCATCGGACCGGAGCCCGAGGATATTCGGGACAAGAGCAAGGCTTGGAAAGAGCTCGAAAAAATGGCCGGCCTCGAGAGCGTCAAGAAAGCGATTGACGAGCTGCTCGACAGGGCCAGAGCCAATTATCGTCGCGAAGTCCTCGGCAAGGAACCACTCAAGACCTCCTTGAACCAAGTCTTTTTAGGTCCTCCCGGTACTGGCAAGACCACCGTAGCCAAGCTTTACGGCCAAATTCTGGCCGAGATTGGGCTTTTGTCCACGAAAGAGGTGGTATTCAAGACACCAGCGGATTTCATTGGGCAGTACATCGGTGAATCCGAGGTCAAGACCGCCCATATACTCGACTCAACGATTGGAAAGGTGCTTATCATCGACGATGCCCACATGTTCTATCACGGTGGTCGTCCGGGCACGACGCACGAGTCGGATGAGTTTCGTCTTAGCTGTATCGATGTCATGATCTCCAAGATTCACAACCAGCCAGGCGAAGATCGATGTGTTTTGCTTCTCGGTTATCCTGacatgatggaggagatgttcCAAAAGTGCAACCCTGGCTTGCGGCGACGATTTCCCCTGGAGGAGGCCTTCCGGTTCCAGAGCTACGATGACAAGACGCTGAATGAGATTCTACGGTTGAAaatggccaaggaggagatcacGGCTAATGAGGGAGCCATGGAAGTGGCAGCTGAAGTTCTCCGGAGAGCGAGGGACCGTCCTAATTTTGgcaatggtggtgatgttgacaaCCTGCTGAACCAAGCCAAGACTCGATATCGCGCCAGGACCAAGGCGAAGGCGGAAACGGAAGCCGAAGGTGTAGAGAAACAATGCACGGAAAAGCCAGTCGAGCTGCCCCCGGTCACTCGGGTCGACATCGAAGAAGCTGTGGCTGGAGAACAACTAGCCCAAGCCCAGGTCGACCTGCCGACTGCCGTCAAAACCAAGGCAGCCGAACCTCCAACAGATAGCACTCAGCCCGAGAAAGAAGAGCTCGAgtcacctccaccaacggAAACAACCGAGAAACCCACAGACAATGCTGACATTCTCACTCACTCGGAAGCCAGCATCGTCCTCACTCGCGAGGATTTTGACCCAGACTGGAACCGCGGCGCCACTGCCTCCTCGAAATGTAaatccctcttctcctccctcatcggcTTCGAGTCCATCATATCCAAATTCGAAGGCTATCAACGCCTGGCAGCAAACATGCGCCGCCGTGGCAAAGACCCGCGCGAAATCGtccccttcaccttcatcTTCAAAGGACCCCCCGGCACCGGCAAAACCCACACCGCACGCATCATCGGCCAAATCTTTTACGACATGGGCTTCTTGTCCACCAACGAAGTGATTGAATGCTCTGCCAGCAACCTCATAGGCCAATACATGGGCCACACCTCGCCAAAAGTGATCAACCTATTTGAGAAAGCCCTCGGAAAagtcctcttcatcgacgAAGCCTACCGTCTCGGGGGGGGCAACCGCGCCACGGGGCATGCTTCTTACGAAGAGGAGGCAATTGGAGAACTAGTCGATTGCATGACCAAGCCACGGTACCTCCGCAAAATGGTTATTGTTCTGGCGGGTTACGACAAGGACATGGATAACCTCATGAAGGTCAACGCGGGactgagggggaggtttgcGACAGAAATCAACTTTCCCACCATGACGGCTTCCAAGGCGAAGCAGCATTTAGAGAATTTGTTGCTCAAGGAGGATATTGAGCTACGGGATGAGTTTGAtcctggggaggaggagagggagaaggtgttgaggtATTTGCATCAGCTGGGGAAGACGGCCGGGTGGGCGAATGCGAGGGATGTGAAGagtttggcggcggcagtgaCGGGGCAGGTTTATAGGGATGTGGATTTGGATGAgcttgagagggaggagaacgaggaggaggtggtcaagaGGAAGCTGTTGAGGGTTAGTACGAAGGAGTTGAATGGGCATTTGAGGGAGATGTTGAAGCAGAGAATGAGGAGCGGGGGGCTGGCTTGA
- a CDS encoding uncharacterized protein (EggNog:ENOG503NXQ2; COG:G) — MGALCKPQDMGKWLGFAYAISGFATLIGNPATGAILDRHGSNGLVAFLAAVLASGLISIGILRWQCNGRRWLVMGKI; from the exons ATGGGTGCTCTTTGTAAGCCTCAAGACATGGGGAAATGGCTAGGCTTCGCCTATGCAATTTCGGGGTTTGC GACTTTGATAGGGAACCCCGCAACCGGAGCGATCCTTGACAGACACGGATCTAATGGCCTCGTGGCGTTCCTCGCAGCAGTTCTCGCTTCTGGCCTGATCAGCATAGGTATCCTCCGATGGCAGTGCAATGGCCGGcgttggttggtgatgggcaaGATCTGA
- a CDS encoding uncharacterized protein (EggNog:ENOG503NXQ2; COG:G) has protein sequence MSGVATITTVAFAVVSHWFKEKAGLATGCVTVSAALGGMFFSLVLQSLFDWLQWRDAALILTLILAMFVTLGNLLVETNLPPQSKTQGEQRTAGETEISRKACGTWQSILGIIQNPKFWLITYAIFAYELVLFIQWGSIPSYAVATNFGEKQFYLMMSYNIGAAFGRILPPFVSDRLLGPLNTTIAMNIFTLTAVLAIWLPAGASSIDMLYLVVVLMGIGTGSFVPLGGRISRNISLA, from the exons ATGAGCGGTGTAGCAACTATCACGACGGTCGCCTTTGCAGTCGTGAGCCATTGgttcaaggagaaggccggcCTCGCCACGGGGTGCGTGACCGTCAGTGCAGCATTGGGCGGAATGTTCTTCTCACTTGTGCTCCAGAGTCTGTTTGACTGGCTGCAATGGAGGGATgcagccttgatcttgacTCTCATCCTGGCCATGTTTGTCACGTTGGGCAATCTGCTCGTTGAGACCAACCTACCGCCGCAATCTAAGACGCAGGGAGAGCAAAGGACGGCAGGAGAAACGGAGATCTCCCGGAAGGCATGCGGCACATGGCAGTCGATACTGGGGATCATCCAAAACCCCAAATTTTGGCTCATTACTTATGCCATATTCG CATACGAactcgtcctcttcatccaaTGGGGGTCGATCCCCTCTTACGCCGTGGCGACCAACTTTGGGGAGAAGCAGTTCTACCTCATGATGTCGTACAACATTGGCGCTGCTTTTGGGAGAATCTTGCCACCGTTTGTGTCCGATAGGTTGCTTGGTCCGCTGAACACAACCATAGCCATGAATATTTTCACATTGACAGCGGTACTTGCCATCTGGCTGCCGGCGGGAGCGAGTTCCATCGACATGCTCTATCTGGTGGTTGTTCTTATGGGCATCGGCACAGGAAGCTTTGTGCCTCTAGGCGGTAGGATTTCAAGAAACATATCCCTGGCTTGA
- a CDS encoding uncharacterized protein (COG:J; EggNog:ENOG503Q4W0), producing the protein MATTPSPSSQAERLNVIALISGGKDSFYSLLHCRENGHRVVALANLFPSAAGAGTGTGRTSPSSSVSDDAAPPPGATIPDQEEEDLNSHMYQTVGHSIIPLYAEATGIPLYRKAISSYGATQHGKDYSHYVSTPEEVKERKHDETESMFFLLKGIRQRHPEVNAVCAGAILSTYQRTRVESVAVRLGLTPLAYLWKFPTLPASPGSDDGQLLLDMEQVGLEARIIKVASGGLEEGDLWVNVASREGKNKVERGMKKYVFGGRLDEGAVIGEGGEFETLVVDGPGGLFKKRVVVEEEGRRVVREGGGTAWLSITGARLEVKEELRHGKIRVPEMWDDKFQAILDTLASNDELPIQDLSLEDGQGNTDAALPDLTKLQPSNIQHLIFTSIDHPSVQDETTSVTTLIEAYLASKSLPSTVILSTTILLRNMSDFTTINPIYGSLFPFPNPPSRVCISCGDLLPKGINIVIALALSATPDIQRDGLHVQSRSYWAPANIGPYSQAITTPLFPNSQAKAVRIAGQIPLIPATMTLPPPEEDLNTQLVLSLQHLFRIGVETGVQLFSSGVAFFPRSSSGNMQEKVKLAAKVWELAHALPKSENDDDDEEEEEDEDEDGPDIWDRKYNSAYTSFASAGQATHRLRLPDWSAVKTKTTIPPVFVAEVEELPRGSGVEWQGHLGIASAGEDSVEIVKRGESIWQVVVEERFVQTVVVEGLDRDSVDEGVGAVVKELEGRWLVPVVTYLDKGFEYRLGEEVKGLVVPCRSLWDGKGERVGMVRVWEGVLRED; encoded by the coding sequence ATGGCAACcacaccgtcaccgtcatCACAGGCGGAGAGGCTGAACGTAATCGCCCTCATCTCCGGCGGCAAGGACTCTTTCTATTCCCTGCTTCACTGCCGGGAGAACGGCCACCGGGTCGTGGCCTTGGCtaacctcttcccctccgccGCGGGAGCGGGAACCGGCACAGGCCGGACAAGCCCATCGTCTTCCGTATCCGACGATGCGGCCCCACCTCCCGGAGCTACCATCCCTGatcaagaggaagaggacctCAACAGCCACATGTACCAAACCGTGGGCCAcagcatcatccccctctACGCCGAAGCCACCGGCATCCCCCTCTACCGGAAGGCCATCAGCTCCTACGGTGCGACCCAGCACGGGAAGGATTACTCGCACTATGTCTCCACTCCGGAGGAGGTCAAAGAGAGGAAGCATGACGAGACGGAGTCgatgttttttttgctcAAGGGGATCAGGCAGAGGCATCCAGAGGTGAATGCGGTTTGTGCGGGGGCGATTCTCAGCACGTATCAGCGGACGAGGGTTGAGTCGGTGGctgtgaggttggggttgacgCCTTTGGCGTACTTGTGGAAGTTTCCTACTTTGCCTGCTAGTCCggggagtgatgatgggcaGCTGTTGCTGGATATGGAGCAGGTCGGGTTGGAGGCGAGGATTATAAAGGTTGCGAgcggggggttggaggagggtgatttGTGGGTTAATGTTGCCAGTAGGGAGGGAAAGAacaaggtggagagggggatgaagaagtATGTTTTTGGGGGAcggttggatgagggggcCGTGattggggaaggaggtgagtTTGAGACGTTGGTTGTGGATGGGCCGGGGGGTTTGTTTAAGAagagggttgtggttgaggaggaggggaggagggtggtgagggagggtggggggacAGCTTGGCTGAGTATCACCGGGGCGAGGTTagaggtgaaggaggagttgaggcATGGGAAAATCAGGGTGCCTGAGATGTGGGATGACAAGTTTCAGGCTATCCTTGATACTTTGGCATCGAATGATGAACTGCCAATACAGGATCTGAGTCTTGAAGACGGTCAAGGCAACACCGACGCTGCCCTTCCCGACCTCACCAAGCTCCAACCCTCCAACATCCAGCACCTAATATTCACCTCCATCGATCACCCATCCGTTCAAGACGAAACAACCTccgtcaccaccctcatcgAGGCTTACCTCGCCTCCaaatccctcccctcaaccgtcatcctctccaccaccattctCCTCCGCAACATGTCCGACTTTACCACCATAAACCCCATCTACGGCTCCCTATTCCCCTTCCCTAACCCCCCGTCCCGAGTTTGCATCTCCTGCGGGGATCTGCTCCCCAAAGGCATCAACATCGTTATCGCCCTAGCCCTCTCGGCCACCCCAGACATCCAAAGAGATGGCCTCCACGTCCAGAGCAGATCCTACTGGGCACCGGCCAACATCGGCCCCTATTCCCAAgcaatcaccacccctctGTTTCCCAACTCCCAAGCAAAAGCAGTCAGGATCGCGGGTCAgatccccctcatcccagCAACCATGACCCTTCCCCCACCAGAAGAAGACCTCAACACACAACTCGTCCTCTCCCTACAGCACCTCTTCCGAATCGGAGTCGAAACCGGCGTGCAGCTGTTCTCCTCGGGAGTGGCCTTCTTCcctcgctcctcctccgggaaCATGCAAGAAAAGGTCAAACTTGCAGCCAAAGTTTGGGAGTTGGCACATGCACTCCCCAAAAgtgagaatgatgatgatgatgaggaggaggaggaggatgaggatgaagatggtccAGATATTTGGGATAGGAAATATAACTCGGCTTATACCTCGTTTGCCTCGGCCGGCCAGGCCACCCACAGGCTGCGGCTCCCAGATTGGAGCGCGGTAAAGACCAAAACTACCATTCCGCCTGTCTTTGtggctgaggtggaggagttgccTAGGGGAAGTGGAGTGGAGTGGCAGGGTCATCTTGGGATTGCCTCTGCTGGGGAAGATAGTGTGGAGATtgtgaaaaggggggagagtATCTGgcaggttgtggtggaggagaggtttgtTCAgactgtggttgttgaggggttggataGAGACAGTGTtgatgagggtgttggggcggtggtgaaggagttggaggggaggtggttggtgcCTGTTGTTACTTATTTGGATAAGGGGTTTGAGTACAGATTGGGCGAGGAAgtgaaggggttggttgtgcCGTGTAGGAGTTtgtgggatgggaagggggagagggtggggatggtgagggtttgggaaggggttttgagggaggattgA